CAGCTTGCTTGGCGGCACGTTCGGCATAGGCTCCGGCGCGCTGGCCCAAAGCCGCATCGATGCGCGCCACGGCCGCTTTCACTTCCGGATTGTGCACGCGGCTCGACTGCCGGCGCGCCTGCACGGCCGCATGATTGGCATCGAGCGCCGCTTGCACGGACGCGCGGCCCTGGTTCAGCGCGCCGGCCAGGGTGTGCACTTCATCAAGTTTTTGACGGGCAAAGGCCAGCCAGGATTTGATATCCGTATCGAGCTGTTGTTCACTGTCCAGGTCGACGGGCACGTGCAGCAGCGAGCACGACGGCGCGATCCACAGGCGCGATTGCAGGCTGGCATGCACGGGTTCCAGCCATGCCAGCACGTCATTCAAATCCGTCTTCCAGATATTGCGGCCATTCACCACACCCAGCGACAAGACGCTGCTGGCGGGCAATTGGGCCATCACCTGCGCCACTTCATCGCGGGCATTGACGGCGTCAAGATGCAAGCCTTGCACGGGCAGCCTGCACGCCAACGCCAGATTGTCTTGCAGCTTGCCGAAATACGTGGCCAGCAGCAGCTTGACGTTCTTGACCTTGCGCAAGGTATCGTAGGCGGTGACCAGCGCTTGCTGCCAGGCGCCGTCCAGTTCCGTGACGAGGATCGGTTCATCGATCTGCACCCATTCCACGCCCTGCGCGGCCAGTTCCTGCAGCAATTGCACGTAGACGGGCAGCAAGCCATGCAGCAGCGCCAGCTTGTCGGAATCATCCTTGGCCTTGCCCAGCCACAAATAGGTGACGGGGCCGATCAGCACGGGCTTGGCTTTCACACCAAGCTGGCGCGCTTGCGCCAATTGCTGCAGCAAACGGCTGCTGTCGAGCTTGAATTGCGTCCCGGCCGAAAATTCCGGCACGATGTAGTGATAATTCGTGTCGAACCATTTCGTCATTTCGCCGGCGTGGACGCAGCTGCAATCGCTGTCGCTGGCCGAACGGCCACGCGCCACACGGAAATAGTTGTCGAGCGCCGCGCCTTCCAGGCCGCGCACACGCTGCGGCAGGTTGCCCAGTGTAAAGCTCAGGTCCAGCACCTGGTCGTAGAAGGAAAAGTCGCCCACGGGCGCCAAATCCAGCGCGTTCTGCTCTTGCCAGTGGCGCTGGCGCAATTGCGCGCCCTGGCCTTCCAGCGCGTCCAGGCTGCTTTGGCCTTTCCAGTAATCTTCCAGGGCGAATTTCAATTCGCGTTTGGCGCCAATGCGCGGGTAACCCAGATTGTGTGTCGTGACGGTCATGACGCTGCTCCTTTTGAAGTATGCACACATCATAGAAGGTTCAATCCATTAAAAATAATGATAATATTTTATATATTCATGAATTATACTCATGTGAAATCACGCTCGAACGCATCTGGCCGTCTTGCGCGGGTCACACCCGCCCCGCTTAAACGGATGACGGCTTAGCCAATCTGCACTGTGTGACGGCGACGGGCAAAAAAAAGCCCGCTACGGGAGCGGGCTGAATCTATTTTCTTGGAGGAAGATAGAGGAGACAGATGCATGATGCCGCGTTGCGGCATATCAATCCAATGACATGTTGTGATAGTGGAGATATGAATTATTCATATCTCGACCAGACAAGGAAAAATGCAGCGCCATCGGCAAAGAAATAGAGGGCAGCGTAGCGATGATTGTTCAATCCTGGGGCGGCGAACAAAACGCAAAGCGTTGCCGATGCATGCGCAGATAATATTTCTGTTCTTCCCTCAAAACGATGCGCAACGGAGCAGGCAAACCGATGAGTTCGCGATGCCGCCCCAGCAGCGAGGGGGAGCACAGCATGGCGCCATCGTCTGCAAAGCTGATCAGGCCCCGATCGAACAAGGCATCCAGGGTCGCGATCAGCGGCAAACCATTATGGGGATCAAGCCGCTGCTGATCAGTGGCTCCTTGCCAGGACAGCGCATGCGAAGCACGCAAAACCGGCTCAAGATCGCAACCCGTTACCGCACATTTCCTGTCCCACAATGCGAGCAATTCATCCCGATACCTGCCTTGGCCCCGCCGGGCCTGGCACAGTATTTCTATCTCCGTTGATCGCCCCTTCCCCCTCGACAGCAAATCATGGATATCATTTTGCTCCACCCTGCTGGCGATCAATGCGAGGATGGCTTCCTTCCCTTTGTTCAAGGCCCCGAAAGCTTGCCGCGGATTGGTGCCGTGAAAAACAACGACTTCGGCCGAGGAAACAGGCGTACTGCGCAGATCCGCATACCAGCGCACCATGCGGTGATACTCTTCTGGTTCATTCGGACTGACCACTCCCCCGCCGCGATACACAATGACTGGCGCGTCATCGAGCACCGTGCCAGCAGCAACAATACCGATCCTGTTTACCCATAACAGCAGGGTATCTCCGCGCTTGGGCCGCTTGATCTTTTCCAGGAACTCGGGGCCGCCACTGGTCACCGCAACGCCCCTGACTAACCATTCGTTATGAAAACTGAACTCATTATTTGACGTTGCATCGCTATTGATGAAAAACGTGTCCGCCTCAGGAACTTTTTGATGTCCTTTGCTGAGATTTTCATGTGCCATGGCGGACTTTCATAGGAGGATAGCCGCGTATTGAAACATGCATTGCCCATCGACGTCCACAAGAGACCCTTCAGACCGATGATGTTGAATTTTCAGACAAAAAAAAGCCCGCTGCGGGAGCGGGCTGAATCTATTTCCTTGGAGGAGATAGAGGAGACAGATGCATGATGCCGCGTCGCAGCATATAAAACCACTTTATATTCGTGATGTCAGAAATACGCGGCAGTGATATTACGGGCAACAGTTCATTCCATGCGGCAACTATTGTGCTGTCGCTTCCGTTTTCGCGTCGCCGGAACGCAACATATTCTTAATGCCCCGCAACGCCTGCCGCACGCGCGCCTCGTTTTCGATCAGGGCGAAGCGCACATATTCATCGCCGTACTCGCCGAAACCGATGCCGGGCGAGACGCTGACCTTGGCTTTTTGCAGCAGCAGCTTGGCAAATTCCAGCGAGCCCAGGTGCCGATACGCTTCCGGGATATGCGCCCAGATGTACATCGACGCCTTTGGCTTTTCCACCATCCAGCCCGCTTCATGCAAGCCTTTCACCAGCACGTCGCGGCGGCGCTGGTACTGGGCGCAGATCTCCGTCACGCAGCTTTGATCGCCTTCCAGCGCGGCAATGGCTGCCACTTGCACGGGCGTAAAACTGCCGTAGTCATGATAGCTCTTGATGCGCGCCAGGGCCGACACCAGTTCCGCGTTGCCGACCATGAAACCGATGCGCCAGCCCGCCATGTTGTAGCTTTTCGACATGGTGAAGAACTCCACGGCCACGTCGCGCGCACCGGGCACCTGCATGATGGACGGCGCCTTCCAGCCATCGAAGGTGATGTCGGCATACGCCAGGTCGTGTACCACCAGAATATTGTGCTGTTTTGCCAGCGCCACGACACGCTCGAAAAACTCCAGTTCCACGCATTGCGCCGTCGGGTTGGATGGAAAACCCAGCACCATCATCTTCGGTTTCGGGTAGCTTTCGCGGATGGCCCGTTCCAGTTCGGCAAAGAAATCCACGCCCGGCCCCATGCGCACGGAACGGATGTCGGCGCCCGCGATCACGGCGCCCCAGATGTGGATCGGGTAGCTGGGATTGGGCACCAGCACCGTGTCGCCACGGTCGAGCGTCGCCAGCATCAAGTGGGCAAGGCCCTCTTTCGAGCCGATGGTGACGATGGCTTCGCTGTCGGGGTCGATGTCGACCTCGTAGCGCTTCTTGTACCAGTGTGCAATGGCGCGGCGCAAGCGCGGAATGCCTTTCGACGCGGAATAGCCGTGCGTGTCGGGGCGTTTCACCGTCTCGACCAGCTTGTCGACGATGTGGGCCGGCGTGGCGCCATCGGGATTGCCCATCGACATGTCGATGATGTCCTCGCCACGGCGGCGCGCGGCCATCTTGAGCTCGGCGGTGATATTGAAAACGTAGGGGGGAAGACGATTGATGCGCGAAAAGCTGCGCGGAGCTTGGCTGTCGGTCATGGTATCTCTATACGTAAGCGCCCGGATCCGTCCGAGCGACGTTGGCGCAATGCGTGCGCCTGCAACGATACTAACCCGGCTTCGCAAGAACTGGCAAGTGTGTAGTCTAGCCGTTACAATGCAGGCTGATCGAAAATGAGCGCACCGGTTGGTAACCCGGTAAGTGCCCGGCACAGTCCGGCATGCTCCCGCCCACGCGGACCCACGGCGCTGACCTCTGACTGTACCACCAGCCGGGGAGGTGTTCTGGTTCGTGCATTTTCCCGCCGCGCCATCCCTCCCCTGTTTTTTACTTTAGGAATGAGACGGATGGCAACACACGACACCGCAGTAACTGGCATGACCCTGGACCGGGCCGGCATGGAGCAGCAACTGGCGCAATCAGTGCATCACTTCATCGATTGCGGCTTCGACGGCGAAGACTTGTCGCGCCTCGATTTGCAAGGTTGCACGTTTGAACGCTGCACCTTTGCCGAAACCAACTTGTTCGCCAGCAAACTGGCGCGCAGCACGTGGCGCCGCTGCCGCGCGGGCAGCGCCGATTTCGAGTCCGTCGATGCCGTCGATTCCACGTTCGAAGGCTGCGACCTGAACAACACGAAATGGCGGCGCGCCAAGCTGGCCTCGGTCACCTACCGCGGCTGCAAGCTGACGGGCGCCGCGTTCGAGGAAGTGGCCCACCTGGGCCTCACCTTCGAAGACAGCCTGCTGGTGGGCGCCGACCTGCGCGGCTTCTCGTTCCGCAAGGCGACATTAAAACAGCTCGATTTTTCCGACGCCTATCTGGCCGGCTGCGACTTCCGCGAAGCCGTCTTCGAAGGGGGCAGCTTGCGCAACGCCACCATCAAACTGGCAAAGTTCCAGGGCGCGGACTTGCGCGGCGCCGATATCGACGGTTTCAAATTGAGCGAAGCGGCGCAGCTGAAAGGCGCCGTCATTACGCATGCGCAGGCGGCCAACTTCATGCGGGCGCTCGACCTGGTGGTGATTTGATCTGAACAGACAAAAAAAAAGCCCGCTACAGGAGCGGGCTGAATCTATTTCCTTGGAGGAGATAGAGGAGACAAGTGCATCTTGCGGCATCGCGGCATATCACGCCACTTTATATTCATGATGATAGAAATAGCTATCAGTGATAATGAGCGGGCATCAGGGTTTCAAGCCGGGCGGCGCGCGGCCAGCGGCACAAATTCTGCCAGCCACACCAGCAGGGCCAGGCCCGGAAACGCCATGCCGGTCAGCAAGGTCGCTGGCCAGCCGTAGCTGGCGTACACCCAGGCGCCGATGGCCGAACCGGCCGCGCCGCCAGCGAAGAACAGCGCGAAATACAGGCCGTTCAGGCGGCCCCGCACTTCCGCGCCCAGGCTGAAGATGGCGCGCTGGCCCAGCACGAGATTGGCCGCCACGCCCATGTCGAGCACGATGGAAGCGAGCACCAGCAGCCCCAGCGCTACATGTTTCGATTCCGGCGCCAACATCGGCAAGGCAAACGCGACGATGCCCAGCGCCAGCGCGGCGGCCGTGGCCGGCAAGGTGTGGCCCGCATCGGCCAGGCGGCCGGCGATGGGCGAGGCAATGGCACCGGCCATGCCCACCAGGGCAAAGATGGCGATGCCCGTTTGCGACAGGCCGAACGCGGGGCTGGCCAGCACCAGCGGCGTGACGGTCCAGAACAGGCTGAAGGCGCCAAACAGGCCCGCATGGTAGGCGGCGCGGCGGCGCAGCACGGGCGTGCCCAGCAGCAGATGCCACAGCGAGGCCATCAGGGCCGGATATTTCATGTTCGACACGGGCTGGCGTACGGGCAAGGCGCGGCGCAACACCAGCGCCAGCAGCAGCATCAGCACGGCGGCGCCGCCAAACACCACGTGCCAGCTGGCGTGCGCGGCTACCAATGACGCCACGGGGCGGGCCAGCATGATGCCCAGCAACAAGCCGCTGACCACCTTGCCCACCGTCTGGCCCCGCGTCGCTTCCTGCGACAGGTGGGCGGCAAACGGCACGATCACTTGCGCCGCCACGGAACCCAAGCCGATGGCCAGCGCGGCGGCCAGGAACACGATGGCGCCCGTGGAAAGGGCCGCCACCACGAGGGCCGTGGCCGTCACCAGCAGGGCCGTGACGATCAGGCGGCGGTTTTCCAGCAAGTCGCCCAAGGGCACGACAAACAGCAGGCCCAGGGTATAGCCGACTTGCGTCAGCGTGACGATCAGTCCGGCCGCCTTGGCCGACAAGCCCGTCGAGGCGCTGATGGGCCCGACGAGGGTTTGCGCGTAATACAGATTGGCCACGATCAGGCCGGAAGCGACGGCCAGCAGCAACACCATGGCGGGCGCAATGTCGTGGGGAGTAATAGATGAGGCCTTGTTCATGTTGTTTCCTCGGTTCGGTAGGGATGTGGCCATTCTAAGCAAAACCGGGCCAAAGATAATCAGCGCATAATCCGTCTATACTTTTCACATAAGATGGACAATAAGATGAACAATTAACCGGAAGCTATCTCATGGACAAGATCAAGGCCATGCAAACCTTCGTGCGCATCGTCGAAGCCAACAGTTTTTCCAAGGCGGCCGAGACATTGAATTTGCCGCGCGCCGCGCTGACGGCCACCCTGCAAAAGCTGGAAGCCTACCTGGGCACGCAATTGCTGCAGCGAACCACGCGCCGTTTGTCCCTGACGCCGGAAGGGGCCGAGTACTTTCGCCACTGCATCGATATTTTGAAAGCCGTCGACACGGCGGAACTGGCGTTTCGCGGCCCCGACGCGAAAAAACCGCGCGGCTTGCTGCGCATCAACCTGCCCAATACCGTGGGCCGGCGCCTGATCATTCCCCATATCGCGCAATTCCACGCCGCCTGGCCGGACGTGCAATTGCAGCTGAGCCTGACGGACCGCCTGGTCGACCTGACGCAGGAAGGCATCGATTGCGCCTTGCGCGTGGGCACTTTGCAAGATTCCGCCTTCATCGGCAAGCAAATCGGCCTGATGCGCTTCGTCACGTGCGCCTCACCCGCCTACCTGGCG
Above is a genomic segment from Janthinobacterium sp. 64 containing:
- the metE gene encoding 5-methyltetrahydropteroyltriglutamate--homocysteine S-methyltransferase — protein: MTVTTHNLGYPRIGAKRELKFALEDYWKGQSSLDALEGQGAQLRQRHWQEQNALDLAPVGDFSFYDQVLDLSFTLGNLPQRVRGLEGAALDNYFRVARGRSASDSDCSCVHAGEMTKWFDTNYHYIVPEFSAGTQFKLDSSRLLQQLAQARQLGVKAKPVLIGPVTYLWLGKAKDDSDKLALLHGLLPVYVQLLQELAAQGVEWVQIDEPILVTELDGAWQQALVTAYDTLRKVKNVKLLLATYFGKLQDNLALACRLPVQGLHLDAVNARDEVAQVMAQLPASSVLSLGVVNGRNIWKTDLNDVLAWLEPVHASLQSRLWIAPSCSLLHVPVDLDSEQQLDTDIKSWLAFARQKLDEVHTLAGALNQGRASVQAALDANHAAVQARRQSSRVHNPEVKAAVARIDAALGQRAGAYAERAAKQAALLQLPLYPTTTIGSFPQTVEIRQARSKFRSGQLDAASYKKLMQAEIAHCVQEQEALGLDVFVHGEAERNDMVEYFGEQLDGYAFSQFGWVQSYGSRCVKPPILFGDISRPRAMTVEWSTYAQSLTDKPMKGMLTGPVTILNWSFVRDDQPRSVSCYQLALAMRAEVLDLEQAGIRVIQIDEAALREGLPLRKSQWAEYLRWAVEAFRITANGVADATQIHTHMCYSEFNDIIAQIADMDADVITIETSRSDMELLDAFDDFNYPNDIGPGVYDIHSPNIPAQEQMVKLMCKAAERIPAQRLWVNPDCGLKTRGWKEVIPALANMVAAAKTLRGDNAA
- a CDS encoding HNH endonuclease — its product is MAHENLSKGHQKVPEADTFFINSDATSNNEFSFHNEWLVRGVAVTSGGPEFLEKIKRPKRGDTLLLWVNRIGIVAAGTVLDDAPVIVYRGGGVVSPNEPEEYHRMVRWYADLRSTPVSSAEVVVFHGTNPRQAFGALNKGKEAILALIASRVEQNDIHDLLSRGKGRSTEIEILCQARRGQGRYRDELLALWDRKCAVTGCDLEPVLRASHALSWQGATDQQRLDPHNGLPLIATLDALFDRGLISFADDGAMLCSPSLLGRHRELIGLPAPLRIVLREEQKYYLRMHRQRFAFCSPPQD
- the alaC gene encoding alanine transaminase: MTDSQAPRSFSRINRLPPYVFNITAELKMAARRRGEDIIDMSMGNPDGATPAHIVDKLVETVKRPDTHGYSASKGIPRLRRAIAHWYKKRYEVDIDPDSEAIVTIGSKEGLAHLMLATLDRGDTVLVPNPSYPIHIWGAVIAGADIRSVRMGPGVDFFAELERAIRESYPKPKMMVLGFPSNPTAQCVELEFFERVVALAKQHNILVVHDLAYADITFDGWKAPSIMQVPGARDVAVEFFTMSKSYNMAGWRIGFMVGNAELVSALARIKSYHDYGSFTPVQVAAIAALEGDQSCVTEICAQYQRRRDVLVKGLHEAGWMVEKPKASMYIWAHIPEAYRHLGSLEFAKLLLQKAKVSVSPGIGFGEYGDEYVRFALIENEARVRQALRGIKNMLRSGDAKTEATAQ
- a CDS encoding pentapeptide repeat-containing protein, whose amino-acid sequence is MATHDTAVTGMTLDRAGMEQQLAQSVHHFIDCGFDGEDLSRLDLQGCTFERCTFAETNLFASKLARSTWRRCRAGSADFESVDAVDSTFEGCDLNNTKWRRAKLASVTYRGCKLTGAAFEEVAHLGLTFEDSLLVGADLRGFSFRKATLKQLDFSDAYLAGCDFREAVFEGGSLRNATIKLAKFQGADLRGADIDGFKLSEAAQLKGAVITHAQAANFMRALDLVVI
- a CDS encoding MFS transporter, which translates into the protein MNKASSITPHDIAPAMVLLLAVASGLIVANLYYAQTLVGPISASTGLSAKAAGLIVTLTQVGYTLGLLFVVPLGDLLENRRLIVTALLVTATALVVAALSTGAIVFLAAALAIGLGSVAAQVIVPFAAHLSQEATRGQTVGKVVSGLLLGIMLARPVASLVAAHASWHVVFGGAAVLMLLLALVLRRALPVRQPVSNMKYPALMASLWHLLLGTPVLRRRAAYHAGLFGAFSLFWTVTPLVLASPAFGLSQTGIAIFALVGMAGAIASPIAGRLADAGHTLPATAAALALGIVAFALPMLAPESKHVALGLLVLASIVLDMGVAANLVLGQRAIFSLGAEVRGRLNGLYFALFFAGGAAGSAIGAWVYASYGWPATLLTGMAFPGLALLVWLAEFVPLAARRPA
- a CDS encoding LysR family transcriptional regulator; translation: MDKIKAMQTFVRIVEANSFSKAAETLNLPRAALTATLQKLEAYLGTQLLQRTTRRLSLTPEGAEYFRHCIDILKAVDTAELAFRGPDAKKPRGLLRINLPNTVGRRLIIPHIAQFHAAWPDVQLQLSLTDRLVDLTQEGIDCALRVGTLQDSAFIGKQIGLMRFVTCASPAYLAQHGTPHTLADLAVHRGIMHYSGRTGRAFDWDFQQSKEVVRVQMAGPIAVNDADASVACALQGLGLAQAAMYQVREYLDSGALVAVLADHPPTPMPMSLLTPQGRLSTPKLQAFAGWITALLAAQFDVQLPTHNI